A window from Salvia miltiorrhiza cultivar Shanhuang (shh) chromosome 2, IMPLAD_Smil_shh, whole genome shotgun sequence encodes these proteins:
- the LOC131013672 gene encoding calcium-dependent protein kinase 2-like: MGGCFSKKNHSSPAANGYGSAAGGSAGYQQINQDYQKPAAQHHPPPQTHHAPPPPKPTPQPQPQPQTAAAAQRLEHNNILGKPFEDLKSKYSVGKELGRGQFGVTYMCTEIATGHNYACKSILKRKLVSKSDKEDMKREVDIMQHLSGQHNIVEFKGAFEDRQTVHLIMEVCRGGELFDSIIAQGHYSERAASDLCRQIVNVVHHCHFMGVMHRDLKPENFLLSSKDDKATLKATDFGLSVFIEEGKVYRDIVGSAYYVAPEVLRRSYGKEIDVWSAGVILYILLSGVPPFWAETEKGIFDAILNEEVDFDSQPWPSISNSAKDLVRKMLNKDPKRRITSSHVLEHPWIKGQASDKPIDSAVLSRMKQFRAMNKLKKLALKVIAQSLSEEEIKGLKAMFANMDTDNSGTITYEELKTGLARLGSKLSETEVQQLMEAADVDGNGTIDYIEFITATMHRHKLERDEHLFKAFQFFDKDNSGYITMDELETAMKDYGMGEGATIKEIISEVDTDNDGKINYEEFCAMMRSGTTQPVKLF, from the exons ATGGGCGGTTGCTTCAGCAAGAAAAATCACTCTAGCCCAGCCGCCAATGGCTACGGATCCGCAGCGGGGGGCAGCGCAGGGTACCAACAAATCAACCAGGATTACCAAAAACCGGCTGCCCAACACCACCCGCCGCCGCAAACTCATcacgcgccgccgccgccgaagcCCACGCCCCAGCCGCAGCCGCAGCCCCAGACCGCCGCAGCAGCTCAGAGATTGGAGCACAACAACATTCTCGGAAAGCCCTTCGAGGATTTGAAGTCCAAGTACTCGGTGGGGAAGGAATTGGGGAGGGGCCAATTTGGGGTTACTTACATGTGCACGGAGATCGCAACGGGCCACAATTACGCCTGCAAATCGATTCTGAAGAGGAAATTGGTGAGCAAGAGCGATAAGGAGGATATGAAGAGGGAGGTGGACATTATGCAGCATTTGAGCGGGCAGCACAACATTGTGGAGTTCAAGGGCGCCTTTGAGGATAGGCAGACGGTGCATCTGATCATGGAGGTGTGCCGTGGGGGCGAGCTCTTCGACAGCATCATCGCGCAGGGGCACTACTCCGAGAGGGCCGCCTCTGATCTCTGCAGGCAGATTGTGAATGTGGTTCACCATTGCCATTTTATGGGGGTGATGCATAGGGATCTGAAGCCCGAGAATTTCTTGCTTTCGAGCAAGGATGACAAGGCCACGCTCAAGGCGACTGATTTTGGGCTCTCTGTCTTCATTGAGGAAG GAAAGGTGTATCGTGATATTGTTGGTAGTGCATACTATGTTGCCCCAGAAGTGCTGCGGCGAAGTTACGGAAAGGAGATAGATGTATGGAGTGCTGGTGTAATTTTGTATATCCTTCTCAGTGGTGTACCGCCATTTTGGGCTG AGACTGAAAAAGGCATATTTGATGCTATACTAAATGAAGAAGTTGATTTTGACAGCCAACCTTGGCCTTCAATCTCAAACAGTGCCAAAGATCTTGTTCGAAAAATGCTGAACAAGGACCCAAAAAGAAGAATAACTTCTTCACATGTACTAG AGCACCCTTGGATTAAGGGACAAGCATCCGACAAGCCAATAGACAGTGCGGTACTCTCTAGGATGAAGCAGTTCAGGGCCATGAATAAGCTGAAGAAACTTGCATTAAAG GTCATTGCACAAAGCTTATCAGAAGAAGAAATCAAAGGTCTTAAAGCAATGTTCGCGAATATGGACACAGATAATAGCGGCACAATCACCTATGAAGAACTTAAAACTGGCTTGGCTCGTCTTGGGTCTAAACTGTCAGAAACAGAAGTGCAACAACTCATGGAAGCT GCTGATGTTGATGGTAACGGGACTATCGACTACATTGAATTTATCACTGCTACAATGCACAGACATAAGCTTGAACGAGATGAGCATCTCTTTAAGGCGTTTCAGTTTTTTGATAAGGATAACAGCGG CTATATCACAATGGATGAATTGGAAACTGCTATGAAAGACTATGGTATGGGAGAGGGAGCCACCATCAAAGAAATAATTTCGGAGGTCGATACAGATAAT GATGGCAAAATCAACTATGAGGAATTCTGTGCAATGATGAGAAGTGGAACGACGCAACCAGTAAAGCTCTTCTAG